cagGACCAGGTCATAAAAATTAGAAAGAGTTAAAACCCAATTGATTAGGATTaaactagatgaaatgcagtttgattTTGTTTCTGGGAAATGTACCACAGATACCATCTTAGTAGTgcaacagctgcaggagaaatatctagccaaaagtAAGCCATTATACTTGGCTTTCATCAACTTGGAGAAAGCTTTGACAGAGTCCATTGCTCTCATTTGATGGTCCCTAATGAAGTTAGGATCAGACATGCAGCTTGTCAGAGCTGTACAAGCCACGTATAGCAGTACTGTCAACAGAGTGAGAGTCAGCCCTGAGTACAGCGATGAATTTTgtgtacaagtaggggttcaccagagctcagttctcagtcccctcttattcatcatagtcctccaggtcataacagaggaattcaaaattggatgcccatgggaactgctatatgttgatgactttgctcttatagcagaattggaaaagaaattccaggtatggaagcaaaacctggaaaaTTAAAGTTAatctagcaaagaccaaagttgttaGCAAGAAAGCAGTAAGACTCTCTTtccatcaggtaaatggccctgctcaatatgtaggaaaggtgttGGAAGGAATTCCATTTGTTGCACccggtgcaagctatggacacataaaaagtGCAGTAGAATCACAGGCAGATTAAGAGAGAAAGTCATCATTGTATGTGGCAGATGAACCGGAACAATAAGCACCTTTAAAATATGATGAGATATATTTGCATGAATAAATGCTTTGTGTATGTAATTTATTTGAacctttaattaataaattaaagctTGAAATTCAAAAAAATCTGTTGACTCAACCTGGTATATGTGttcttgcatacacatataaacagatgtgtatgtatgtatgtatatatatatatatatatatatatatatatatatatcacacacatatgcaccagCATAGGTACACAGGAGCACAAGTAcatcatatataatgtaaaagCAAGGGTGGTTACGAATTGCTAGGGAAACGTGGGGAAGAAAGATGCATGGCTATCGTGGAGATTGTGAGGGCATGGGGAGGGAGTAGAAACAGGAGATAAAATGACAACTTATTTAGTAATTATTATGAGAAATCCTAATTCGTAATTGTGTGATGCTAAATGGAGACTCCCAAGAATATTTATTAACTAAAATGGCAATCACCATAAACAGTAAACTATTTTATACCATATACAAGAATCAACAAATTAACAACATATTACCATAATATTTTAAGGCTGAGGGAATGAGGGATGAGTAGAAGCTAGAGAGTAGATGTTACAAAACAGAATTTAAAACTTAaaactctttttcatttttccaataTAAAATGGgtaactaaacaaaaacaatcagccatcccctgtatatcatcgccatctgaaatccagatacaaactgctgtccttgaatgCCCATAGTTTATGCAACAAGGTACATCTTTTTGACTCTTACGGCAAAAGTAtcaacccagatttcatcacagtcacTGAAACATGGGCACATTCtgcactctgtgatggggttttcagcaTAGCCGGCTACAACATGTTCCGCAAAGGCCGCATTAACCGCCGTGGAGGGGTTGTGATGGTTTATGTTCGATCAAATCTATCGGCAATTCCttgtgatgatttgaaccaatctcaacaggaagtatttttctgcaatgaccatgtcaacacttctgctTGATGTTGtttacccccccccctccaaaaTTATTGTCAAGACACACAACTTTTTTATATCCTCAGAGCtgctgccatgaaaacagccatttatgtttatattgcaggggacttcaatttccctgagattgatTGGGAGGCCTTCCATTGGCCACAAAGTGCAGCTAatttccttgaactggtgctgaattcaaattggtcccaagtcattacctcccccacaaggggtaacaacactGTGGATCTGCTACTTACCACTTCTCCTGAAACAATTATTAGTGTCACTACTGAAGAAcctttaggtgactctgatcattccatgatcatggccgacttgtctctgattagttgtaacaaaaaccacaaccatcttcaaactgcccgctttgactggaataaagcagactggagctcttattgtacGGAGCTGCGATGCCCAAACTGGCtcgaattttatgcctctggagatgtgaacactatacttcagaacattctgaattcaatatgggcgGCATGTGCAGCATCGgtaccacgcaagcacaaaaaaaaacacccaatagtgcaatttgggagactacagcagtccgacttgccaggaaagaacgccataatgctgaacaggaatacaaattgcacaaatcagagatcAACAGGAAAAAGCACAATAGatcagccaaccacctcaagcaggtaacaaaaaaggcagtgcttgaattcgAACAACACATAACAaccaaccctgacagcaaagtcTTCTGGAAGTATGTACACTCAAAGctgagacctcactctccagttggtcctcttcgcaatccccacacaaggcagattactggcaatcccaaagaatgtgcagaaatcattgctggatgctatgcaggCATCTTTACTGACGAAGATCAAAATGTTCCATCTCCATCACCTCTGACACTGGACTCTATATCTACTATGAagtttacaccagcaatgctacaacgccaccttaagaataaacgcaactatgcctctcctggtctcgatggtgtgacatacctacttctcaaacatggtgggtactttcttctaaaccAGCTTTCACTATTCTTCCAATTcagtcttgacaatggtgttactccagagtagtggaaaactgccagtgttatccctctgttaaaaaaaggtgaccgcacatcgcctgtcaactatcgccccaatagtcttactagctgcatcgccaaactgatggaatcctgtgtcagagaaaccctctggaacttctggaagtctcacagcctcatccagccgtcacaatttggttttattcctaactccagctgctgtaatcaactcattgaGTTTCTTGAAGacattacccaaatcactgatcgcggatcctgggtggatgttgtttacctggactttgctaacgcttttaactctgtgccacacaaaagacttatggtgaaactctctgcattgggtgtaagagacgatctctataactggttgaagtcctttattatcggccgaaaagaggttgtcacagttctaggacagcactcttcaccctatgagatgacatttggtgtaccacagggatctgttcatggcccccttttatttgttgcatatgttaatggcagatgccaacttaaagaatgccacagtgctgaaatatgcagatgacctcgaaataaagaggtcagatcctgtacactatagatctctattgcaatcagacctggacacaatgcacagcagtggatcatggactggcaactcaagctggctgtggacaaatgtaccaccatgcattttgggaggaaaaacccagcgtctacttactccctccacaacactaatctcaaaaagtcttcgtgtgaacgtgacctgggcgtTATTttcgacagcgatttgcgttggacaaaacacatcgctaaaattgctaagaaggctgagggtgtcttggcatcactcaccaagtcctttgtgagctgctctccggctatctatctgcggctttatatagctatggtacgacctcacctggaatttgcatcaccggtctggaacccctatcttgcccagaatattaatcgtctggaagccgttcagtgacgtgcaaccaagagaatacccatcatcaggcatttgccatattctgaacgccttacttccctgggcatggacacattgaaactctgacgtctggcagctgacttggcagacacccataaaattattaaccatcttacaaacaataactctgagcaccttttcaaactccacctgtctaacacttgtggacatgtttacaaagtcagaaaacagcacagctcccatgatttttggaaacattttttcacgctaagagttgctgaagcatagaacagactgccggcatcagttgctaGTTGTCGGAggactgcatccttcaaaacttccatgcttcctgagattcgccaacactacacctgattttctcccctccatacacacgcaagcatgtatctgactatacactgttcactttccagacatttgtacattactgcatatactttatacgcactttttgacaagctgtggtgcaccagagcactgtatacaataatttcattatattatattatataaaatgagaaaaatgacATTTATATGTTAGGCAtggtcgtgtggttaagaagtcacCTTTGCTACCACAGggttctaggttcattcccaTCGCGTAGTACACTGGGCAAGCTTCTTCTCATACAGTTCTGAGATAACCAAATGTCTTGTtagcgaatttggtagatggcatgtggtgtgtgtgtgcatgtatagatatatatatatacattcatacacagggTGTTTGGGCCAAATTTGATTATTTCTTTATGACTCCTTTTTGCAGGAACAGCTTGATTTATTGGAGAACAGTCAACACTGATGAGAGTATAAAGATTAAAGCtgcagttgagaaaaagttagctgacatggagggcTGGAAGCCATCTGAGTGTTGAAAGAAGTTACCTGTACATGATGATTTGTGCTGAGTATCAAAATGCAACATCACAACTGCTGCTCAATGATCTGTGAACACTTTAAATGCTGTAAGACACGACATGTACAGCTGCAACAGAGATGACAAAGAGGTGGCCAGTGTGAAGGGACACAGGAGGTATTCtgtgtccatatacatatattgttgtatcaataataataatacacctactggttcaatatcacttctttattattagttaattggttaaatatctaaccaactaactaattgaCTGTTTggttagcattcaaactggccaaatccaacCAAAATAATCTCCCCTTTATTTGTTCAAATCAGCTATAACCAGCTGTAATTGACTTCTGtatgaaattgataaaaaaaataaacaatcatgttaTTGAACTTTCATAGCTTTGTGATAATGTGAGATAAAGCCTTTCTGCCTTTACTCAAGTATAAATACTGTGAAATTTTTTAGACCACATGACTTTTTCAACATTGGAAGTGAAGTGTCTATATGGTGTCAGTAAGTAGAAATTCTGAATTTGAAGGTTTTACACTTGATGATATACGaaatgtaaaaggaaacaaaatagtgAGTGGTCTTCAGATGAATCTGATATTGATATTAATGAAGTTTcatcagatgatgatgaagatttcgACAGTGAGAGTGAAGAAAATGACAACATTCAAAACATTACAGCAACATGGTTGAaaattacatcaaccacaattCCAGGTTCTACAGAAAAGACTGGTCCATAACACAATTTACCTCCTGATGCTCAACACttgagttcatcatcatcatcatcatttaatgaccactgtccatgctggcatgggtcggatggtttgaccagtGCTGGCAAGCTTGGAGGCTGCACTGGActacagtctgatttggcatggtttctatgactggatgctcttcctaacgccaactactctgagagtgtagtgggtgctttatatgtcactggcatgacatttgcatgacactggtatctgtcaagactgcgattttacttggcttgatgggtcttcttctgaagcatagcataatgccaaaggtcttggtcaggTCAAACTAAAGTGTTTGACCAgagcaaaaaataaattaaaaactagtgtaataggtgtaaaataaAAATGCACTCACGaacgggggtgggggagaggactcggaaagtTCACATCGTGAATGTTCCAAGTCATCTCACCACAGCCCCCCAAAAAAAtggtgtaataggtgtaaaacaacttgctgtaaacaaatataaaaaaaaatgtgtgctcATGAACAGGGGTGgagagaggactcggaaaattcacatcgttaGACCATGACCATTAAACTCCAGtgtttgacccgagcaaaaataaattaaaaattagtgTAATAGGTGTGCAACAAATGAGGCATTTGGCTATTGTGAATATTGACTTTGCCAATTCTTTCCCTCTTATCATGGTGGGCGGTCTCACTCATACCTCGTCATTAgtgacatgcacaaacacagcaCTACAAAAAAGTCATTCCTGGGGCGACTCCCACTGTCCCACCAAGGGAACATGTGAACCACCTTATAATTTTAGTTACTGCTAGTCATCATACAGGGGTCCTGCCTGCAAGACCCCTATGCTGAGAGCTAATCTCTCAGCATATTCTATGTGTGTAGCATAGCCATCCTGCTGAGTAGTCATCAGAATGACCTGTCCTTAATGCCCAAGCCATCTAGCGCCGCACTCACAGGCCAGCACCAGGCACCACAGGCACTGATTGGGAGTCCATGCAGTTCTACCAGCTGATCAAACTCTTGCAAAAGCAATAGTATAACTGGTCAATACTTGTGCACTTTCTCAAGAGATGCCTCTCTCAAGGCATCTCCCTCCTCTAACCAGATGGtcatgtctactactactactttctcaGGACAGCTAAAGACTAAGTCAGGTATGAGCCTGGAGCCTCACACAATGTACGAAGGCTCCACACTGATACTCCAGCCATAGGCAGCAGCTTCTTTCGCTACCAGATTAcagattttgttgtgtctggcaAGTCGTGGCCCTTTAAGAGCACCACAAACTCTGCTGATGTGAGATATTGTCTCCACCCCTACTCTACACTTTGGACGCATGAAGACCCCTCGGCTACCACGTATCATGGTCTCTCGAGTGGGAAATATGTTGGAGCGCATCTTGAGTAAACTCAAGAAACACTTCTCTGTAATCCCACCCAGTCTACTTATCCAACTATTGCCAACCACATCCCCACAAAATGCTGCTACACATGCCCTGTGCACCAGCTGGGCTTGCCCATCTATGGGAGTGCACCAGCCAGATATCAAGGTCGTGTTTGGTAGCATCAGCAAGTTGAAGGAAGCTACTAATTGCTGATTCTGTTCAGCTAATCCGGCAGAATCAGCAATCTTTTTCACAAAGGCGTATCTCGACATCAGAAGGCGAAGATTACAGCGGATGATACATTTGGGGATCAGCCTCACCATCTGGTGAAGTCTTAACCTGCTATCACACCGGCTGCTATATAGAAAGTAAGAAGTGGTATCTGGGAGATGAAGAATCCACCTAGCTCCCACACAGATAACCATGTCAAGTCTCTTGAGAATTCCTCACCTGCTTGAGACTATAAAATAGTCTTGGCAAATTGTACTGCTGTAACAAGAGGAATTTCTGTCAGGGTTTCAGTGGAGCCCTGCAAATCTTATCAATATCCAGGGACACCTGCCCCACTGAATCTAAACAAAATTCCTGACTCGAGCTCGAAGTCCATGTAGGAACATTAAGTCCTAGGTTGGACATCTCTCCCGGTTCTACCTTTTTCATCGCACTACCATGGAGAGTGTTAGAGTGTTGACAAGACAGGACTTGCCCCAGCCACAAATGGAGAACCACTCACACTTACTAATATTGATTCCCAGCCCAACTGCGCGATAGAACTCCAGGCATCTATTCATAAGAGCCTGGAGACTATCACGTAACCCAGCGACTAGGACCAAATTGTCAGTGTATGTGAGTTCTTCTATTCTGATCCCCTCAACACTGAGACCTTCGCTGTCCGACAGAACATCTAACAGTGGGTTGGTTGCAATGTTAAAGAGGACTGGCAAGAGTGCGTCCCCTTGTCTAACACCCTGGCGAATCTTGATGGGCTCGCTAAGTTGCCCACTGACTGAGAATCTGGTAATGCTACTTTCATAGATCCCCTCCACGAGCACTATAACGTGCTCATGGAAGCCAAGCCTGGCAGGACCCATTCCTGTAaagaatggtgtcaagcaggaTGACATCCTTGCCCCGACTATCTTTTCTTTGTActctgctgctgcttttactcatgttattgctaaggttagctctctgggaatacCTGGACAAGGACATCATTTACGAGGCACCCATTCAGGcaggtaagaagaatatttgccagaaccttgccagcagctgatagtagagcaatacctctaaagttaccacacattgttctggctccttttcctttatagagaggaagaataattgcatccttccagtccttaggtAGTGCACCATTcctccagactgcactaataagttcgtgaagggactgtatgatgtaatcaccaccaaatcgcaagacctcagcacaaattccatcctttccagATGCCCTATCAAGATTCAAATTACTTACTGATATCATTACTTCATCTATTGAGGGCGTGGAATTTAAGGAGccaatgataggtctttgttgCATAGTATCCATCACTatttcatccacaactgactcatggtttaggagttcagGGAAGTGTTCGATCAAGCAACCTGCAATTTTTGTTGATTTAGTAGTTAGAGTGGAAGACTtcttggaaagcaaaggagctgatgtggagctcttaggcccataaacttgcttcataatgtggtaaagcttcttgctgtcatttgcatcagcagcagcctaAACATCACGAGCATGATCCTCCCACAAAGTGTTCTGTACCCTCCTGAGAGATCACTGCAGTAATGATTTTACACTGATATAGTGGACAAGTACTAGATTTCACTGCACAACAGAAAGTCCTCCATGTAGCAATACATTGTGGGCATTGCGCTTTACAGCCAATAGTCGATGAACTTCAGCATCATTTACATCAAACCAGTCTCTGAGTTTGGCAGTAGCATATCCCAGTGCTTCAGCAGCATTTTGAAGAACCTGGTCTTGAAAATCTTCCTATGTTGCAGTATGCGAGTCAGAAGCTCTTTCCTCAACACAGCATCATATATCTCATGGACATTCAGACGCCGAGAAATGCTGACAGGCCCTCTTCCCGCTTTCACTGTAATCATCATCAGGAAGTTTGCTCATACCAGACTGTGGTCTGTCCAGTATTCCGATCCATGAAAGaacttgacattacaaatgtcatagATGTCACGCTTGTGGATGATGACATAATCCAGTAAGTGCCAAACTTTAGGCCTTGGATGCATCCATGTTGTCGTGTGATCACCTTTGTGTATAAAATGAGTGCTTGCAAATGTAAAGTCCATGTTCATCGCAAAGCTCAAGCAGCATGAGACCATTACTACTCATTTTCTCTACTGGAAAACATTCTAGAGAGTTCTATGTTTGCCAGTCAGTTCCAACCCTGGCATTGAAATCCCCCAGTAGAACAACCTTATCAGAATTAGGGATTTTCATAAGTATGGCTCTCAACTAGGTATAAAAAATACTTGTATTTTCATCACAGctagtcaaagtaggtgcataggcaCTTATTAGAATAGCAAACTATCCACCTTTCAGGTGAAATCGCAGAGTCATTAGATGTTCATTTATAGGAAGAGGAAGCTCCTCCAACTTCTTAAGGATATCAGATCGAACTGCAAAGCTAACACCAGCTTTTCTGCACGCCCCCTCCATTTCCCAGAAAAGGTGTATCCACCTCCAacttcctcaagctgaccatcaccttctatacAAGTCTCTGAAAGTGCAGCTATATCAATGTTATAATAGTTCAGCTCATGAACAACAAATGCAGTGTGTCTTTCAGGCCTACAATCCCTCTTGTTATCCAACAGAGTGCGCACATTCCTACATGAAATGTTTAAGTTCCATccaaattttgtaaataaaagtcTCTTTGTTTTTTGAGTGCAGGGTGGACATCTGTCAGTCACACTAAACTGACCAGATatagaaagacaggcaatttttggttcacctttaTTAGAACCTCCCCAGCCTCTGGGTGAGcagtgccctctccaaatggagTTGCTCAGACACTGATGAAGCAATAGAATCCTACCGCTGTCTTGTGCGACAAGGAGACGGctttatatctagcatgggcTGTTTGCGTGCAGGTCGCTGACTATATGCTTCCAACCCTTCAGGtctgcatgcttcaccaccttcccatcaccacaggacttccgaataaaaagaaatgtacaaaaaatatataaatatatatactaaaaataaaataatgggaaaaaaacaaaaaaaaacgcacatatcgagcagaggtcagcaatgcctgtgcagagttttaggttCAATAAGGCTGGCACAACACCTCACAGACCCTGTCCACTTTATTGACATTATCCCTCCTCACAAAACTATCTgacgaatgggaatgtgaaactctgagtaacaggttttgtgatatttttgctgctttttaataaagcatattactctacctctggtattcgagtactatttttttcaccttgtttcgcatttatgtgcttactctggtgtgtgtatatatatatatgtgtgtgtgtgtacatatgtacaagcacatgcaatcatataaacacatatacacactcatatatatatgtataatcttaaagtatacacatatatatgcttatccatctacacatatatgtcactattttcacagacaatggttaaaactgaaaaatttttttatacatatacatatatacatacatacatacatacatatatatatatatatatatatatatataatatatatataatatatatatatatagaaaatagtaaaaagtgaaaaaactacagaaggtttaaaggttaaaaaatatatatttaagtcaatatgtctgaagaatattaaaaatttttttcttacaatgacatagtttagaagaaagaccagtttcgcatttagcttttcaaatttcttaacgtcg
The window above is part of the Octopus sinensis unplaced genomic scaffold, ASM634580v1 Contig16742, whole genome shotgun sequence genome. Proteins encoded here:
- the LOC115230903 gene encoding uncharacterized protein LOC115230903; translated protein: MVICVGARWILHLPDTTSYFLYSSRCDSRLRLHQMVRLIPKCIIRCNLRLLMSRYAFVKKIADSAGLAEQNQQLVASFNLLMLPNTTLISGWCTPIDGQAQLVHRACVAAFCGDVVGNSWISRLGGITEKCFLSLLKMRSNIFPTRETMIRGSRGVFMRPKCRVGVETISHISRVCGALKGPRLARHNKICNLVAKEAAAYGWSISVEPSYIV